From a single Nostoc edaphicum CCNP1411 genomic region:
- a CDS encoding trifunctional serine/threonine-protein kinase/ATP-binding protein/sensor histidine kinase: MPNRTGYQINSTLHEGIQTIIYQAQTPKTQQRVILKLLKNEYPTLEAFTRIKNEYQIQQGLDHPNIVKAISLETFENRVGLLLEDFGGQSLAQILQIEKLDLLKHLNIAIQLTKALDYLHKHQIIHKDIKPSNIIINSHTGIVKLTDFGIASRLNKENPQFNNPNCVEGTLAYMSPEQTGRMNRILDYRTDFYSLGVTLYEMLTDKTPFFSQDPLEVVYSHIAVQAINPQSLNSQIPTAVSEIVMKLMAKNAEDRYQSATGLLADLESCLNQLESKGIITDFVPGRLDILSQLLIPQKLYGREEQVNELLAAFERVANPPESPLSKGGLRGVEMMLVSGYSGIGKSVLVNEVNKPITRRQGYFISGKFDQLKRNIPYASLIQAFAYLMRYLLTENNEQIEIWRNKILSALGTNGKVITDVIPEVELIIGTQPEVAEIGATESQNRFNHVFKEFIQVFTQKEHPLVIFLDDLQWADSATLNLIQLLITDTDSKYFLFIGAYRDNEVNSAHPLIQKIEEIKNSGTVVNNLVLQPLNLENVTKLVAETLQEGEAKQDEEIRVFSNKIIQLAELICNKTGGNPFFITQLIQALYQENLLKFDFANARWQWSLEDIQAIGITDKNVVELVASRVEKLPTLTQDVLKLAACVGDRFSLDVLSIVNEKSPSLTANDLHSALQAGLILPLSEAYRIPLVFNQEEAVNFNFDTSRVGYKFLHDRVQQAAYSLIPEELKKSTHLKIGQLLLQNIPKEEIEANIFDIVNQLNVGILNLIEQSEKTELARLNLIAGRKAKASTAYEAALKYFTNGIKLLNIDAWETEYTLTIGLYEGAAEVAYLGGDFEQMQQWAEVVQQEAKVLLDKVKVYEVQIIASIIQSKQLEAIQIAVSILQLLGTSFPDEPTSTDIQQGMDEIAASLKGKAIADLINLPLMTDPNKIAAMRILMGVLPAAFQTAPAMMPIIVCKMVNLSLIYGNTAVSAYGYSLYGLILCGIQGEIDSGYEFGKLASRLVSQFNAEELKAKILTVVSAHVMHWKEHVRETLTSSMSGYSSGLETGDLEYAGYCGYIYPYHSFWLGKELWVLEKELIAYCDSLKRIKQQVAFTWNSVYLQTVLNLKGNFENVDCLIGEAYDEQSMLPIHQQVNDLYTINHLFVNKMMLSYIFGEYFKAVENAAIAENSLGGVTGLFVVPLFYFYDSLAHLAIYHTAKESEKQAILEKVRANQQKMELWATHAPTNHLHRFYLVEAERYQILGQKLEAMDYYEHSIAKSQENGFLQEEALAYELAGKFYKSLGKELIHQTYITKAYYAYIRWGAIAKVKHLESKYTFLVGQTTTLENTTAKIDTIHLTTSTTTNSSLSDFLDFNAFIKFSQAITNEIVLENLLSKLIKILLENAAAQKAVLLLIKDNHLYIEASGNATDNVVTVLRSIPVESYQDLPLSVINYVFRTQQYLVLNDAILAEPFNLDIYIQKLQIKSIFCLPIMYQSQLTGIIYLENQLSSGAFVPERVEVLKVLVSQMAIAIENASLYTRAQEKSRELEQSIKDLQEAQLQIIQSEKMSSLGNLVAGVAHEINNPIGFITGSIAQAKDIVKDLIDYLQLYREKFPNPGAEIEEKAEEIDIDFLLKDLPKMIDGMTVGTQRIRNISTSLRTFSRADTTSKVLANIHEGIDSTLMILQHRLKADHNRPAIQIIKNYAYIPSVKCYLGQLNQVFMNIIANAVDALEEANIGRSFLEIQETHPNVITIETYLQVDNENVVINIKDNAKGMTEEVKKSIFENLFTTKSVGKGTGLGLSISRQIIVENHGGSLTCESVLGEGTQFIISIPILGE, from the coding sequence ATGCCAAATCGTACTGGATACCAAATCAACTCGACTCTCCACGAAGGAATCCAAACAATTATTTATCAAGCACAAACGCCAAAGACGCAACAGCGAGTTATCCTCAAGCTGCTTAAAAATGAATATCCGACTCTTGAAGCCTTTACTCGTATTAAAAATGAATATCAAATTCAGCAAGGTTTAGACCATCCCAATATAGTTAAAGCTATCAGTCTAGAAACCTTTGAAAATCGTGTGGGTCTGTTGTTGGAAGATTTTGGTGGTCAGTCTTTAGCTCAAATACTACAAATAGAAAAACTTGATCTACTTAAGCATTTAAACATTGCTATTCAACTGACTAAAGCCTTAGATTATTTGCATAAACATCAGATTATTCATAAAGATATTAAACCCAGTAACATCATAATTAACTCCCATACAGGTATTGTTAAACTCACTGACTTTGGTATAGCCTCCCGTCTCAATAAAGAAAATCCCCAATTTAATAACCCTAACTGCGTTGAAGGCACACTTGCCTATATGTCTCCTGAACAAACTGGGAGAATGAATCGCATTCTTGATTATCGCACTGACTTTTATTCCCTTGGTGTGACTTTATATGAAATGTTAACTGATAAAACACCATTTTTTAGCCAAGACCCCCTAGAAGTAGTTTATAGTCACATTGCAGTTCAAGCGATAAACCCCCAATCATTAAATTCACAAATTCCTACCGCCGTCTCTGAAATTGTGATGAAGCTGATGGCAAAAAATGCGGAAGACAGATATCAAAGTGCTACAGGATTATTAGCAGATTTAGAATCATGTCTCAACCAGTTAGAAAGCAAGGGAATAATTACTGATTTTGTTCCAGGGCGTTTAGATATCTTGAGTCAGTTATTAATCCCTCAAAAATTATATGGTCGTGAAGAACAAGTTAATGAACTGCTAGCTGCATTTGAGCGCGTTGCTAACCCCCCTGAATCCCCCCTTAGCAAGGGGGGACTAAGGGGGGTAGAAATGATGCTAGTTTCTGGTTATTCTGGTATTGGCAAATCAGTTCTAGTGAATGAGGTTAATAAACCCATTACTCGCAGACAAGGGTACTTTATTTCTGGTAAATTTGACCAATTAAAGCGAAATATACCTTATGCTTCTTTAATTCAAGCTTTTGCTTATTTGATGCGGTATTTGCTGACAGAAAATAATGAGCAAATAGAAATATGGCGGAATAAAATACTATCAGCTTTAGGAACAAATGGAAAAGTTATTACTGACGTAATTCCAGAAGTAGAATTAATCATTGGTACACAGCCAGAAGTTGCCGAAATTGGGGCAACAGAATCACAAAATCGCTTCAATCATGTTTTTAAAGAATTTATCCAAGTTTTTACCCAAAAAGAACATCCCTTAGTCATATTTTTAGATGATTTGCAATGGGCAGATTCAGCTACATTAAATTTAATCCAACTGCTTATAACTGATACAGACAGCAAATATTTTCTATTTATCGGAGCATATAGAGATAATGAAGTTAATTCGGCACATCCTTTAATTCAAAAAATAGAAGAAATTAAAAATAGTGGCACGGTAGTTAATAATCTTGTATTACAACCTTTAAATTTAGAAAATGTAACTAAGCTAGTTGCCGAAACTCTCCAAGAAGGAGAAGCTAAACAGGATGAGGAAATTAGAGTATTTAGTAATAAAATTATTCAATTAGCCGAATTAATTTGTAATAAGACAGGTGGAAACCCATTTTTTATAACACAACTAATTCAGGCACTTTATCAAGAAAATTTACTAAAGTTTGACTTTGCTAATGCTAGATGGCAGTGGAGTCTAGAGGATATACAAGCAATTGGAATTACCGATAAAAATGTAGTTGAGTTAGTTGCCAGTAGAGTTGAAAAACTACCAACCCTCACCCAAGATGTTTTAAAATTAGCAGCTTGTGTGGGCGATAGATTTAGTCTGGATGTTTTATCGATAGTCAATGAAAAATCACCTTCTTTGACGGCTAATGATTTACACTCGGCTTTGCAAGCGGGATTAATTCTACCTTTAAGTGAAGCTTACCGTATTCCTTTAGTTTTTAATCAAGAAGAAGCGGTTAATTTCAATTTCGACACTTCACGGGTAGGTTATAAGTTCTTACATGACAGAGTGCAGCAAGCAGCATATTCATTGATTCCAGAAGAACTGAAAAAATCTACTCACCTGAAAATTGGGCAATTGCTGCTCCAAAATATACCTAAAGAGGAAATAGAAGCTAATATTTTTGATATCGTCAATCAGTTGAATGTAGGTATTCTTAACCTGATAGAGCAATCTGAAAAAACTGAATTGGCACGATTAAATTTAATTGCAGGACGAAAAGCTAAAGCTTCTACAGCTTACGAAGCGGCTCTTAAATACTTCACAAATGGGATAAAACTTTTAAATATAGACGCTTGGGAAACTGAATATACCTTAACTATCGGTTTATATGAAGGAGCCGCAGAGGTAGCTTATCTTGGCGGTGATTTTGAGCAGATGCAACAATGGGCTGAGGTGGTGCAGCAAGAAGCCAAAGTCCTTCTAGATAAAGTGAAAGTCTATGAAGTACAGATTATCGCTTCTATCATTCAAAGCAAGCAACTGGAAGCCATTCAGATAGCTGTATCAATTCTGCAATTGTTAGGAACAAGTTTTCCAGACGAGCCGACATCAACTGATATTCAGCAGGGGATGGATGAAATCGCGGCTTCTTTGAAAGGTAAAGCCATTGCAGATTTAATTAACTTACCATTAATGACTGATCCTAACAAGATTGCAGCTATGAGAATCTTAATGGGAGTTCTCCCGGCGGCTTTTCAAACTGCTCCTGCAATGATGCCAATTATTGTCTGTAAAATGGTCAATTTGTCCTTAATTTATGGGAATACTGCTGTATCTGCTTATGGTTATAGTCTTTATGGATTAATTCTTTGTGGAATTCAAGGAGAAATTGATTCTGGCTATGAATTTGGAAAATTAGCTTCACGTCTAGTATCACAATTTAATGCTGAAGAACTCAAGGCTAAAATTCTGACGGTTGTTAGCGCTCATGTTATGCATTGGAAAGAACATGTTCGTGAGACATTAACATCATCAATGTCAGGATATTCTAGTGGTCTGGAAACTGGAGATTTAGAATATGCTGGTTATTGTGGTTACATTTATCCCTATCATTCATTTTGGTTAGGTAAAGAACTTTGGGTTCTAGAAAAAGAACTAATAGCTTATTGTGATTCTCTGAAAAGAATTAAGCAACAAGTAGCTTTTACTTGGAACTCAGTATATTTGCAAACAGTTCTGAACTTGAAAGGAAATTTTGAAAATGTGGACTGTTTAATTGGAGAAGCCTACGACGAGCAAAGTATGCTGCCAATTCATCAGCAAGTAAATGATCTTTACACAATTAACCATTTATTTGTTAATAAGATGATGCTCTCTTACATATTTGGGGAGTATTTTAAAGCTGTAGAAAATGCTGCGATCGCAGAAAATTCTTTAGGTGGTGTTACAGGGTTATTTGTTGTTCCACTGTTTTATTTTTACGATTCTTTAGCCCACTTGGCAATATATCATACTGCTAAAGAGTCTGAGAAGCAAGCTATTCTAGAAAAAGTCCGAGCTAATCAGCAAAAGATGGAACTCTGGGCTACTCATGCTCCCACGAATCACTTACACAGATTTTACCTCGTGGAGGCAGAACGGTATCAGATTTTAGGTCAAAAACTGGAAGCAATGGACTACTATGAACACTCTATTGCCAAATCTCAAGAAAACGGTTTTCTCCAAGAAGAAGCTTTAGCTTATGAGTTAGCTGGAAAGTTTTATAAATCTCTAGGTAAAGAATTAATTCATCAAACGTATATAACTAAAGCCTATTATGCCTATATTCGTTGGGGTGCGATCGCTAAAGTTAAACACTTAGAATCAAAATATACTTTCCTCGTAGGGCAAACTACTACTCTAGAAAATACTACTGCAAAAATAGATACAATTCATCTTACCACTAGCACCACTACTAATAGTAGCTTGAGCGATTTTTTAGACTTTAATGCATTCATCAAATTTTCACAAGCGATTACTAACGAAATTGTTTTAGAAAATTTATTAAGCAAGCTGATCAAAATTTTACTAGAAAATGCTGCCGCGCAAAAAGCAGTACTACTCCTAATTAAAGACAATCATCTGTATATCGAAGCTTCTGGAAATGCTACTGATAATGTGGTGACAGTTTTACGCTCTATTCCTGTTGAAAGCTATCAAGATTTACCGTTATCTGTAATTAATTATGTTTTCCGAACTCAGCAATATCTTGTATTAAATGATGCTATCCTTGCAGAACCTTTTAACCTTGATATCTATATTCAGAAATTGCAAATAAAATCAATCTTTTGTTTGCCAATTATGTACCAATCACAGCTTACTGGGATTATTTATTTAGAAAACCAGTTATCATCAGGAGCTTTTGTTCCAGAAAGGGTAGAAGTATTAAAAGTCTTAGTTTCTCAAATGGCTATTGCTATAGAAAATGCCAGCTTATACACAAGAGCACAAGAAAAATCTAGGGAATTAGAACAGTCAATCAAAGATTTACAAGAGGCACAACTACAAATTATCCAAAGTGAAAAAATGTCTTCTCTGGGAAATTTAGTTGCAGGTGTCGCACACGAAATCAACAACCCCATTGGTTTTATTACAGGTAGTATTGCTCAAGCAAAAGATATTGTTAAAGATTTAATCGACTATCTGCAATTATACCGAGAAAAATTCCCAAATCCTGGCGCTGAAATTGAAGAAAAAGCCGAAGAAATAGATATAGATTTTCTACTAAAAGATTTACCAAAAATGATTGATGGTATGACAGTAGGGACACAGCGCATTCGGAATATTAGTACATCTCTCCGTACTTTTTCTCGTGCTGATACTACATCTAAAGTATTAGCGAATATCCATGAAGGTATTGATAGTACTTTAATGATTTTACAGCATCGTCTGAAAGCTGATCATAATCGTCCCGCCATTCAAATAATTAAAAATTATGCATATATTCC
- a CDS encoding plasmid pRiA4b ORF-3 family protein — MEDLFARLERTLNPELPSITESQQQLLQELSIDENQPSTILHDFQTLIDFLEPNGVEVSSVNNLLPLKVLSEVNSRLSHPIEIKLKRPVQKSYPYINGLYLLLRSSGIAQIRSQGKKQFLVLDAATLQSWSSLNPTERYFNLLEAWLIWGNNEVLGEHQDSLGNLFRCIQLWPRVPDKGLKFSKYEDQHNISYYPGLHNVALLELFGLLSIKHGKPQEGKGWRITSLQRLPFGDALLQLLFPLGIRGELQDDVNVNFGKLQSHLQPFFPEWEHNLIVPKQGFTDGIYIFKVSLFKAWRRIAIPAKKPLSWLAEIILDAFDFDYDHLYEFSYKDRFGRIIKIGHAYMETPPFADQVQIGDLSLEPGGKMTYLYDFGDNWKFDVQLEAINPPDNKIKKPKILEVHGNAPQQYWSEDDELDEDEE; from the coding sequence ATGGAAGATTTATTTGCGCGACTAGAACGCACACTCAATCCTGAACTGCCTTCTATAACAGAGTCACAACAACAACTCCTACAAGAACTCAGTATTGATGAAAATCAACCCAGTACAATTCTGCATGACTTTCAAACTCTGATAGATTTCTTAGAACCAAATGGAGTAGAAGTTAGTAGTGTTAATAACCTTCTACCGCTAAAAGTACTATCAGAAGTTAACTCTCGGTTAAGTCACCCAATTGAAATTAAACTCAAACGCCCCGTACAAAAATCATACCCCTACATTAATGGACTATATCTGCTACTACGCAGTTCTGGAATAGCCCAAATTAGATCCCAAGGGAAGAAGCAGTTTTTAGTTTTAGACGCAGCAACTTTACAATCCTGGTCAAGCCTGAATCCAACAGAACGCTATTTCAACTTATTAGAAGCCTGGTTGATTTGGGGAAATAACGAAGTTTTGGGTGAACATCAAGATTCATTAGGGAATTTATTTAGATGTATTCAACTTTGGCCTCGCGTCCCAGATAAAGGTTTAAAATTTTCTAAATATGAAGACCAACACAATATTAGTTATTACCCAGGTCTGCATAATGTTGCTCTGTTAGAGTTGTTTGGATTGTTATCTATCAAACATGGGAAACCACAAGAAGGCAAGGGATGGCGTATTACTAGTTTACAACGTTTGCCTTTTGGTGATGCTCTGTTGCAATTACTATTTCCGCTAGGTATACGAGGAGAATTACAGGATGATGTAAATGTGAATTTTGGAAAATTACAGTCACATTTACAACCATTTTTTCCAGAATGGGAGCATAATTTAATTGTTCCAAAACAAGGCTTCACCGATGGGATTTATATTTTCAAAGTATCTCTTTTTAAGGCTTGGCGACGCATTGCCATCCCAGCAAAAAAACCATTAAGCTGGCTAGCAGAGATAATTCTCGATGCTTTTGACTTTGACTACGATCACCTGTACGAGTTTAGTTATAAAGACCGTTTTGGTCGCATAATAAAAATTGGTCATGCCTATATGGAAACACCCCCATTTGCAGACCAAGTGCAGATTGGTGATTTATCTCTCGAACCAGGTGGTAAAATGACCTATCTTTATGATTTTGGCGACAACTGGAAATTTGATGTGCAGTTAGAAGCAATTAATCCACCTGACAACAAAATCAAAAAACCAAAGATTTTAGAAGTTCACGGAAATGCACCTCAACAGTATTGGAGTGAGGATGATGAATTGGATGAAGACGAAGAATGA
- a CDS encoding peptidoglycan-binding protein, with amino-acid sequence MLDLVISTYLVFVRQDTLNGSLVAKEPKSMAVSSPEVIRHILIGLGYLAPEIDPKPDLTKFAPWKRNNNSLTDDPTEEAIKKFQKQYSQKLVVNGNADSETRTVMEDTVKGLQNRLKFHGFATNAEIPPDRPFYGPATYTAVRKFQKSQGLTENGIATIEQRQILQQPTLTNKPQPQPQTQLRLIDLLFQFKKNPQNTSYIEALKNLQQNLPKDVLHKVTNKWRGTNDQNPEIVKLTNLFTYYDDNNQNHRDALNHLQSQITPAISQAFLSLWNRK; translated from the coding sequence ATGTTAGATTTAGTTATTTCTACTTACTTAGTTTTTGTAAGACAAGATACATTAAATGGTAGTTTAGTAGCAAAGGAACCAAAAAGCATGGCCGTTAGTAGCCCTGAAGTCATCCGTCATATATTGATTGGACTGGGATATTTAGCTCCTGAAATTGATCCTAAGCCGGATCTGACTAAATTTGCTCCCTGGAAGCGGAATAACAACTCCTTGACAGATGATCCTACTGAAGAGGCAATTAAAAAGTTTCAGAAACAGTACTCACAAAAACTTGTGGTTAATGGTAACGCTGATTCCGAAACTCGAACTGTAATGGAAGATACAGTCAAAGGGCTTCAGAATAGATTGAAGTTTCACGGTTTTGCAACCAATGCTGAAATTCCTCCAGACAGGCCTTTTTATGGGCCAGCGACTTATACAGCAGTCAGGAAATTTCAGAAATCTCAGGGTTTAACTGAAAATGGCATTGCTACTATTGAACAGCGTCAAATTCTACAGCAGCCTACTCTCACAAATAAGCCCCAACCTCAGCCCCAGACACAACTCAGACTGATAGATTTGTTGTTTCAATTCAAAAAGAATCCTCAAAATACTTCTTACATCGAAGCATTAAAGAACTTACAACAAAATCTACCCAAGGACGTTTTACACAAAGTTACTAACAAATGGAGGGGAACAAATGATCAAAATCCTGAGATTGTCAAGCTGACGAATCTATTCACTTATTATGATGACAACAATCAAAATCATCGTGATGCACTAAATCACTTACAAAGTCAGATTACTCCAGCCATCTCTCAAGCATTTTTAAGTCTCTGGAATAGGAAGTAA
- a CDS encoding NB-ARC domain-containing protein: MNPLQRRRKRGVILTPQGFQKLQTAKCQAQSWENLDKRYTLEDLSDRTGLDPDTLMKVFHCQVGVDKQTLNTCFRAFNLLLEPSDYQLPRTHEVISNQHSIQNLTDWGEAPDISAFLGRTAELTTLKHWILKEHCRVVTLFGMDGMGKTSLSVKLAEQIQDKFEFVIWRSLRNAPSVKDMLADLIQILSEGQENNLPKTLDGRISQLIHYLKNARCLLILDNLETILPDASGKYNIGYYRQRYDGYSELIRRVAETFHQSCLVLTIQETPREIRHLTGEKLPVRTLQLKGLKVIEVEEIFKAKGAFCGSSSDWHQLTESYAGNPLLLNMVSSKIHKLFDGNISEFLNQRILVFGEISQLLKDYFNHLSDPENLIINWLASNYQPASFSELRSQISSAISPQQLLDALESLQERCLVDKNAALFSVAPMVREYINHQLIQNKISSNIKYRSIVTRKKNKLSFHIPELILIK, from the coding sequence ATGAATCCATTACAACGCAGGCGCAAACGGGGTGTTATTTTGACACCTCAAGGATTTCAGAAACTTCAAACCGCGAAATGTCAGGCACAAAGTTGGGAAAACTTAGATAAACGTTACACTTTGGAAGATTTAAGCGATCGCACCGGCTTAGATCCAGATACACTGATGAAGGTATTTCACTGCCAAGTGGGAGTTGACAAGCAAACTCTAAACACCTGTTTCCGGGCTTTTAATTTATTACTTGAACCCAGTGATTATCAACTACCTCGCACTCATGAAGTAATTAGTAATCAGCATTCAATCCAAAATTTAACTGATTGGGGCGAAGCACCCGATATCTCTGCATTCTTAGGACGCACAGCAGAACTAACGACCCTAAAACACTGGATTCTCAAAGAACACTGCCGAGTAGTGACTTTGTTTGGTATGGATGGGATGGGTAAAACTAGCTTATCAGTAAAGCTAGCAGAGCAAATTCAAGATAAGTTTGAGTTTGTGATTTGGCGCAGTCTTCGCAATGCTCCATCAGTCAAAGACATGTTAGCTGATCTAATTCAAATTTTATCAGAAGGGCAGGAAAATAATTTACCAAAAACTTTAGACGGCAGAATTTCGCAGTTAATTCATTATTTAAAAAACGCTCGTTGTTTATTGATATTAGATAATCTAGAGACAATTTTACCAGATGCTTCAGGTAAATATAATATTGGATATTATCGTCAACGTTATGATGGTTATAGCGAACTTATAAGGCGAGTGGCAGAAACGTTTCATCAAAGCTGCTTAGTGCTTACAATTCAGGAAACGCCGAGAGAGATTAGGCATCTGACAGGAGAAAAATTACCTGTTAGAACATTGCAATTAAAAGGTTTAAAAGTAATAGAAGTAGAAGAAATATTTAAAGCAAAAGGTGCTTTTTGTGGTTCAAGCAGTGATTGGCATCAACTCACTGAGAGCTATGCAGGTAATCCATTGTTATTAAATATGGTTTCTAGCAAAATTCACAAGTTATTTGATGGAAATATTTCGGAGTTTTTGAACCAAAGAATATTAGTGTTTGGTGAGATTAGCCAGCTTTTAAAAGACTATTTTAACCACCTATCAGATCCAGAAAATCTCATTATTAACTGGTTAGCAAGTAATTATCAGCCAGCTTCATTTTCAGAACTGCGATCGCAAATATCATCTGCCATATCACCACAACAATTACTAGATGCTTTAGAATCTTTGCAAGAACGCTGTTTAGTAGATAAAAATGCTGCTCTTTTCTCTGTAGCCCCGATGGTGAGAGAATATATAAATCATCAATTAATCCAAAACAAAATTAGCTCCAATATCAAATATCGCTCAATTGTGACTAGAAAGAAAAACAAACTCTCTTTTCATATTCCAGAGCTTATCCTTATAAAGTAG
- a CDS encoding nucleotidyltransferase family protein, with the protein MNSNTRLQMILADTRINTVLPAIAQLNLPNWWLAGGAVRNTVWSSIFGNDCGLGIKDFDIAFFDIEGNRSQELAAKATLTEQFPDDEFDVKNQASFARWRLGSRPYTSTEDGITDWLHTATSVGVRLDTQGQWQFFTPYGLDDLFGGIIRPTPTHTHNLDAHNKASGFLQKCPYLRLA; encoded by the coding sequence ATGAATAGTAACACTCGCCTACAGATGATTTTAGCTGATACACGTATTAATACAGTATTACCTGCGATCGCTCAACTAAATCTACCCAACTGGTGGTTAGCAGGTGGTGCAGTCCGAAACACCGTTTGGTCTTCAATTTTTGGCAATGACTGTGGGTTGGGGATTAAAGATTTTGATATTGCCTTCTTTGATATAGAGGGGAACCGTTCTCAAGAACTAGCAGCAAAAGCGACTCTCACAGAACAATTTCCTGATGACGAGTTTGATGTCAAAAATCAAGCCAGTTTTGCTCGTTGGCGTCTTGGTAGCAGACCCTACACTAGTACAGAGGATGGCATTACAGATTGGCTACACACCGCTACATCTGTGGGAGTTCGACTAGATACCCAAGGTCAATGGCAATTTTTCACACCTTACGGGTTGGATGACTTATTTGGTGGCATTATTCGACCTACGCCAACGCATACTCATAACTTAGATGCCCACAATAAGGCCTCTGGATTTTTGCAAAAGTGTCCTTATCTGCGGTTGGCGTAA
- the cobO gene encoding cob(I)yrinic acid a,c-diamide adenosyltransferase, translated as MKNDTPPELNQDQEIGRLIDEVMSSSLTDEQYRKKMQRRKEVQDKRIAEAVPEKGLIIVNTGNGKGKTTAALGMVLRSLGHGYKVAIIQFIKGSWEPSEKRVFSYWEDQIEFHAMGEGFTWETQDRDRDLDKASAAWEKSLEYIRNPDFHLVLLDEINIALKMAYLPVEDVLAGLAQKPANKHVILTGRGAPPALIECADLVTEMTLVKHPFRDQGVKAQPGIEY; from the coding sequence ATGAAAAACGATACACCACCCGAATTGAACCAAGACCAAGAGATTGGGCGCTTGATTGATGAGGTAATGTCTTCATCTTTGACTGATGAACAGTACCGCAAAAAGATGCAGCGACGCAAAGAAGTGCAAGACAAGCGCATAGCAGAAGCGGTACCAGAAAAAGGGTTAATTATTGTAAATACTGGTAACGGTAAGGGTAAAACTACTGCGGCTTTGGGGATGGTGTTGCGATCGCTCGGTCATGGGTATAAAGTAGCGATCATCCAATTTATCAAAGGTAGCTGGGAACCTTCCGAAAAAAGGGTTTTTAGCTATTGGGAAGACCAGATAGAATTTCACGCAATGGGCGAAGGCTTTACCTGGGAAACTCAAGACCGCGATCGCGATCTTGACAAAGCTAGCGCCGCATGGGAGAAATCATTAGAATATATTCGCAACCCAGACTTTCATCTAGTGTTGTTAGACGAAATCAATATCGCCCTTAAAATGGCTTACTTACCAGTAGAAGACGTTTTAGCAGGTTTGGCACAAAAACCAGCTAATAAACACGTTATTCTTACAGGTAGAGGCGCACCACCTGCTTTAATTGAGTGTGCTGACTTAGTAACCGAAATGACCCTAGTTAAGCACCCTTTCCGCGATCAAGGTGTGAAAGCGCAACCGGGAATTGAGTATTAA